The genomic window GGAGTGGGTGTGCCGTGAAAATGGTGAACTTATTTGGGTGGATGATCGGGATCAGTATTCCCTCTCAATTTCCAGCTCCATTGGTTCGCGGGAATCTTTTGCCCACCGTGATTACCCCGGCTGGGCGCGTTCAGATGCAATGGTGGACTCACTAAAGGAGGATTGGGAGTCCGATGTTCGTATGTATTTCCAAAACGTTAAAGCCGTGATTGAAAAGGCAGAGCCCGTCATCATAAAACTATTGCGGGGCCCCTCAGAACAAATTTGGGTGGTTACGAGTCGTAATCATAAGGAAAAAAGGAAAGATGCTCTGATTGAAGCGGAGGTTCATGGTCCTGATGGCTCTTGGTTGGGGATGGCTGAAATGTTATTGCCGGAGGGAATGGCCGGGGGGGAATTGCTCGCCTTGGACTGGCCTTTTGCCCTTGTACGATTTCAAGTTGATGAAGACGATGCTTCCCTCCCTGACTCAACTGCCGGCAACAGTTGCGTTCCTGTTTATGCAGCCTTCCACCTTCGGAAACGGGAAGCCGGCCACAAAGAATGAAGCTGCCGGAGAACGATCCGTTGCTCTCCTCCCAATTTAGCCCACAACGATTGCTCCCTTCATCTGTGTTGCTCGATCTGCTATCATAGAATCGGTCTCAAAGCGCGGGTCAGGTCGAGCAAGCGAGAATGATCTCCGGTCGGAGGCAATGAAAAGAAGGGACAGGCGAAGTATGAGAACCAAGGCGATCCTCATCATGCTCGGCATCTTCCTGAGTCTGGCCGCATCTCCGAGTCACGGCCAGAACTGGGTCCAGAACGACCAGATCTTCAATCCCAGCGGGGTCGCTTCGCTTTTCTTTTCCCAGCCGCGCTTCGCCGACCTTGATGCGGATGGCGACGTCGACCTGATGCTGGGGAGTTCCGAGTCCACGCTGCTTTACTATGAGAACACCGGAACGGCAATGGCCCCCGCCTTTTTACCGGGGCCGGAGATCTTCGCCGGCGTCGATCCGCTGGATGCCGAGGTTGGTGTCTGCGCCGATCTCGACGGCGACGGGGACCTGGACCTCGTCACCGGGGGATACAATGGATTGGTCTTGTTCGAGAACACCGGCACCGCGGCGGCGCCCGTCTTCACCGAGCAGCAAGGCTTCTTCTCCGGGTTGGCGACCGGCTCCAATCCGGTCCCGACACTCTCCGATCTGGACGGGGATCTTGATTTCGATCTGCTGATCGGGATCAGTGAGAACGGAATGTTAAAGTACTACCCCAACACCGGAACTCCATCCGCGGCCTCGTTTGAGGAATCGCAGTCGGAGTCCTGGTTCGATGTCGGTCTCTACGCCTATCCCTGGTTCGTCGACTTGGACGGCGACGATGATATCGACCTGGCCTCCGGGCGGGATGTGCACGGCTTCGTCTACTATCGCAATGACGGCACCGCGTCCACCTGGAATTGGGTGGAGGACGCCGCGGTCTTCGAGGGTCTGGGCCTCTCAAGCTACTGGAACTCGCCGTGTCTCGTCGACCTCAACGGAGATGGCCGCCGGGATCTTATCTATGGCACCAGCGCGGGGCCGCTGCAGTACTACACGAACCAGGGCCCGCCGACCGACCCGGTCTGGACCGCCAATACGACACTTTTCGGCGGGGTGATCGACGTGGGGGCGGCCAGCTCGCCCTTCCTGTTCGACTTCGATTCCGATGGGGATTTGGACTTGGTCAGCGGCACTCAGCTGGGCGATATCAAATACTTCGAGAATATCGGCACCAGCGCGGCCCCGGCGTGGCACACCGACCATAGCTATTTCGCCGGCATAGATCACTCGATCTATTCCGCCATCGCCGTCGGCGAGCTTGATGGCGACGATCTGCCCGACGCCGTCGTCGGCGATCTCTCAGGCGACCTCTTCTATCACCACAACAATGGCTCGGGCTTCGACTACGACGCGGGTGTCTTCGCCGGCATCAACCTCGGCGGATGGTCTGTTCCCCGGCTGGTGGACATGGACAACGACGGCGATCTCGATCTGGTGGCGGGCAACGAGGTCGGCCGTCTGCGCTACTTCGAGAACATCGGCTCGGGCTCGATGGAGTGGCAGGAGGTGGCCGGTTACTTCGGCAGCATTGATGTCGGCAGCAATTGTTCACCCACGCTGGGCGACTACGACCATGATGGGGATCAGGATCTCCTGACCGGCGACATCTCCCACGAACTCCAATACTTCAGAAACGACAATGGGATCTGGAATGAGAACCCGGCCGTGGTCGCCGGGTTGGTGGTGGGCCAGAACGCGGCGCCCGCGTTCGGCGATCTGGACGGCGATGAAGACCTGGACCTGACCGTCGGTAACTACTCGGGCACCTTCAACTACTTCGAGAACACGAGTCCGGCTGCGAGCCTCCCGACCGACGGCGAGCCCCTGACGCGCTGGATCCGCCTGCAGGTCCATCCGAGTCCATTCCGATCCGCCGTGACCCTGACCTTCAGCCTGCCCGAAGCCGGGCCGGTCGACCTCGCGATCTTCGATGCGTCCGGGCGGCGCGTCCGCCAGCTCGCTCAGGGGATTCAGCCCGCCGGTCGCCACGCGTTCGAGTGGAGCCGAGGCGGCGCCGCCGATCCGGAGATGGCCAGCGGGGTCTACTTCTGCCGCCTGAAGGCCGGCGGAATGAAGCAGACGATCAAGCTCATCCGCGTTCAGTAGATCGGGATCTCCCCGTCGCCGGCAAAAGATCAAGGTTTCAATTCAAGAGCTCTCGGATAGCCCTCTCGACGACGAAATCGTGCTCGGCGTCAAAACTCTCCTCCGCGGGAATCGTGATTTCGGGTGGGAGACCCACGTCTTCGAAGGGCTTCATCTCCGAAGTAAAGGCCATCCAGCTCGGGATCCCACAAACGACGCCGTTCGGCAGCCGGAGCTCCGCCGGATTGCCTGAGCTTCCACGCGTCGCGCTGCCGATCAAAGTCACCTGGGGGCACGCCTTCATCATCAAGGTGAACCATTCCGCCGAGCTCATGCACCGCTCTCCGATGAGACAAGCCACGGGTCCCGCGTAGCGGCCGCCCTCATGCGGTTCCAGAACCTTCTTCTGCGGCGGCTCAAACTCATCATGACCCGGACCGTTTCGTCGCGCCGTGTATCCATAGGTCAGAGGCTTATCGGTAAACCATCCCGCGATACCCGCCGCGATCGTCTCATCACCGCCGTTGTTCGGGCGGATATCGATGATCATGCCCCGCGCATTCCCATATTGAGTGAACAATTTATCGATATCGCTTTCCCGCAATGGGGCATAGGCCTCCCGGGCGAAGGTGTCAATGCGGATGTAGGCGATCTCGTCGGCGAGCCAACCATGCCGGATCACCCCGTCGCCCATGGTCTCGTAACCCGACACGCTGTAACGATTGCGCGGGTCGGATGTATAATTCCGCTCGATCTGCCGGTTATAAACTTCGGCGAAGCCGCCATCCGGCTTCCGAATCGAAACGTGAAAGTCGCGCAGCTCCCTCAAAAGGATCGCCAACTTATCGACGAACTCGTCGGGGGCGAGGTCCCCGGCGAAGTCTGAGCGGTGGCTCTCTTTCAAATCGTTCCAGTCGATCCCTTTGTAGTCGAAGTATGGATATGTCCGATCGAACTCTTCCCAAACCTGATCGAATAGTCCCAAAGCAGCCGGCGTCTCTTCTTGAAGGGGATCCCAGTTCTCATCGAAAGGACCGGCGGATTCCGATCCTATCGAATCTCCAGGCTCGTCGAGTGCATTCAAGAAGCTATCCAGAATTTCTGGATCGATCGGTTCCTGGGCGATCGCCGGGGAGAGGAATAGGCAGCAGGCTAGCGACAGAATGAGATACGGCCATTTCATTTCTTTTGGATCTCCTATCCGTCATTGACGGGCGACAAGCAAAAGGCCTTGCTGATGAAAAATGGTATCAGCGGATTCCACCTGCCCGGCATTTTAGCATCACTCACTCTGGTCTTGGCAATTTTTATCGCCGCCGGCTCTCTTGAAAAACCCTCGCCGGCAAAACCGGCATTCAGGCGAAGTCTAACCCCGCTTGGAAGAATGCCTCAATAACGATGAGAGCCGTCGGACCCATTGCGCAAAACGAAAAGGAGGGCTTAAAGCAGAGTCTCACCCGGAGAACCGGGTGAGACTGGGAGCCTGAAAATTCTTGGGTGATCCTTTTGGCTCAAGTGCTACCTCAGGAAAATCGCCCGTTCGGTTGTTATTGTCGACCCCGCCTCCATTCGAATGTAATAGACGCCGTTTTCCACTCGCCTTCCACCTCGATCGCGGCCGGACCAGATCCTCTGATAGTTCCCGGCATTCAGATCCTCGGACATTAGCTCGATGACCATGCGTCCGCGCGTGTCAAAGATAGCGATACTGGTATGAGCCGGTTTTAACAAAGAGAAATTGATCTTGGTGCCGCTATTGAATGGACTGGGCCGGCACGGAGCGAGATGTAAAACCGCGGGCACGGTACTTGTTGTGACGGCTGCTGGGGTGGCGGGGGAGGGATTTGTCAGGTTCAAGGCGTCGGTGGTCTCAAGGTGGATGTCGTCCAGGTAGAGGGGGCCGGCAACCCCGCTTCCGCCTCCGGTCTTGACGAAGAATGTCTTTAAATCAATGGTGGTTCCATTTCTAAATCCAAAATCAAATTCTCCCTCCACCTCCAGTTGATCAAAAGAGTTGGCATCTTCTCCAGGCCGGGAGTGCAGCCAGACTTGCGTCGTGTTATCGAGATTGTCTATCAATAGCCAGCAATTGTACCAGATATTCGGCTCCAAAATTGTCAAAACATCGTATTGGCCATCGTTGTTGATACGTAACTCATTTGTGGTGCTGGTCAGACTGAGCTCAACTGAAAAATCACCAAATTGAGTGGGATAGGAGGCGAAGGAAGATCCAAAGGAACAGCTGAGCTGGCTTGCATAGCGAAATCTCAGGAAGAGCATACGCACGGTTCCGTCCTGGATCAAAAGATCTTTGTGAAGGTGAGTCGAGTTGGTAATCACCGAGAGGACCTGATTATCCTCGAAGAGAGGATCCACTGCCACGGCAGAGCTATCACTCGCGGCATACCACCCGTTCTGATCATCGATCGGTCCAAGATTCAGGTTCTGGAAGTCCTCGAGCAGAACGAACTCAGCCACGGCGCTTCCCGCCAGAAAAAACGCGAAAATGACGGAATAGAGCAGGTATAAAGTCGGTCGATTCTTCATGTTTATCCTCCATGATTGCTTCAGGCATCCAGGATGTTTGCCATGTTCCCACTTAAACTAGATTAGCAATCTACATGCCAGGAGGATAGATACCATCCGGTGTGCCTTTTGACCGAGACACGGCGGGGTTTCCGAGCGAATGCCGCTGTGTTTGCCCTCGGTCCGGGATCGGATGCGTGTACCAACGGGGCTACTTGATCGCTCAATGTGAACCAGATGGATCAACGACGGGCGCAACCAGGATCCGGCGCCACTCATATTTTGGGTAACAGCCTCCCAACCGGAAAGGATAGATATAATGAGGAGCCTTCTCACGGTGGCCCTGCTGGTGGCGTCGATTTCGAGTTCAGTCGCCGAACCGGGTCTCGCCATCTCTGAAGAAGATTTGGGGGCAAAGTTAGACACTCTGCTTGTCCCCTGGGATCAATCCGACGCCCCGGGTATGGCGGTGCTGGTGCAGAGTCGCGGCACCGACATTTACCGGCGATGTATCGGTCTGGCCGATCTAGAACAGGGCATCAAAATCACTCCGCTGACCTGCTTCGACCTCGCCTCGGTCTCGAAACACCTGACAGCTTTCGGACTTTGCCTGCTTGCCGAGGAGGGCAGGCTGAACCTTGATGACCCCATCCGGCGATACCTGCCCGAACTGCCCCTCTGCGCCGAGCCCGTGCTGGTGCGGCACCTGGTGCATCAATCCAGTGGATTCTGGGAATTCTGGACAATACTGAATAAGTATTCGGGATTCCAAGGCCGCGACTATCTCCGTTTGAGCGATGTGCTGACCTTGCTGGCGGGCCAATCGGCATTGAACTTTGCCCCAGGCTCACGCTATGCCTATACAAACACCAACTACTCTCTGCTCTCGCTGGTAATCGAGCGCGCCGGCGGGATCCGGTTCGGTATCTGGATGCGCGATCATGTTTTCACTCCTCTCGGCATGACGGGCACGCTGATTCAAACCGAGTGCACAGAACTCATCCCACATAGAGCAACCGCCTACTTGTCAGACGCTGAGGGGTATCGTTTGGCGAGGCCCAGCAACGTCGAGATACCCGGGTCTGCCCACGCCTTTACCAACCTTGAAGATATGTCTCGCTGGCTTTCCAGTTTCCATGACAAGCGGCTGGGTGGCGATCGCATCTTTGAATGTATAACCAAGCCCGGCGTGTTGAATGATGGGACTCAAATGAACTACGCCGGCGGACTCATCGTCAGCGAGCGGAAGAGGACAAAGACGATCCAGCATTCCGGCCAGACCGGCGGTTTCAAGACGATGTTGATCTACTGCCCGGAAGAAGAGTTGGGTGTCGTGATCCTGGCCAATGCGCGCTCCATCAACGCGGCCGGGCTCGCCTTTGAGATTTTGGACATCTGCAGGGGACTCGAGCCGCCGAGACCTGCCGGCGAAACCACAGAAGAACCCACCCTGGAACCCGAATCCTTCACTCCGGACGTTGCGCTCTTGGACAGCTACACCGGTGGGTATCGTCTGCAGCCGGATGGCGGTCATGACCTTCACAATGGATGGGATGGGCGATGTGGTGGGGCTGACCTTGGCTATGGATGGCGAAACTCAGTCGGCGCGCCGCGTGAATTTCGCATTTGATGCCGATGAGTTTGCGCGTGAGGCCGGCGGCCAGTACATCTGCCCGGCACTGGGCAGCTCTTGTGATATCGCCATTGAGGATGGGCGTCTGGTCTTGAAACATCGGCGCTATGATACGATCAATCTCTACTGTGTTGACCAGGACAGATTCTTTTGTGGATGGGGATTCCTTGCTTTTAATCGCAATGCGGATGGGGCCGTGACCGGTTTCGATCTAACCGACGAGCTCTTTGCCTGGCGTGAAATGGCGTTCACTCGGCTTGGCCGATAAGACCATCCGGCATGTCCGGCCAAGCTACCACCCGGCAATCTACGGCTGGAAAAGGTACTGCACCTTCATAAAGAACTGGCGGTAATCCAGTTTCCTGTGGCTGAAAGATTCTTCATTTTCAGCTACGAATCGATCGCCGTGCCGGTCGAGGTTGTCATACGCCTGGATATTATAAGTAGAGCCCACATAGAAGAGCGTGAATGGGGTCAGCTGATATGTGATCAGCGGATCGAACACCCAGGTGTCACTAAAATTGTTGTATTGGGAGAATAGCCTTAGGGAAAGCCGTCGATCATACTGAAGGCTTATTCTGGATCCGTAAATGTAACCGTTGAACAATTCATCATCGGTCTCGGTATCGTAACTCTTGACATGATCGATCCAATTCTCAACATATAAACGGTCGAACAGATTGAGATCCACCCAAGCGCCCCACTTGGTTTGCCTGCCGATCGCCCGGTAGCCATATGCGATCTGATTGCCGTAACTGCATGACCCTCCAAAGGTCAGCAGCTCGCTCGGTGAGGCTCTGAAACCTACGTAGTGGTTCCAGATGTCATCAAAATAGTGGCCCGCGAACTCTTCCGTACTGATCATATATTGATATGACGGCTGGACCTGGTAGAACCTCAGCGGCATCGACACGGTGGCGAATATAGCCTCATCCTTCTTGTGGCCGTCGGTGTTCCAGACCCTCATGGGGTTAAGTTCCAGCGAGATCCTCTCAAGAAGTCCCTGATCAAATCGT from Candidatus Eisenbacteria bacterium includes these protein-coding regions:
- a CDS encoding VCBS repeat-containing protein, yielding MRTKAILIMLGIFLSLAASPSHGQNWVQNDQIFNPSGVASLFFSQPRFADLDADGDVDLMLGSSESTLLYYENTGTAMAPAFLPGPEIFAGVDPLDAEVGVCADLDGDGDLDLVTGGYNGLVLFENTGTAAAPVFTEQQGFFSGLATGSNPVPTLSDLDGDLDFDLLIGISENGMLKYYPNTGTPSAASFEESQSESWFDVGLYAYPWFVDLDGDDDIDLASGRDVHGFVYYRNDGTASTWNWVEDAAVFEGLGLSSYWNSPCLVDLNGDGRRDLIYGTSAGPLQYYTNQGPPTDPVWTANTTLFGGVIDVGAASSPFLFDFDSDGDLDLVSGTQLGDIKYFENIGTSAAPAWHTDHSYFAGIDHSIYSAIAVGELDGDDLPDAVVGDLSGDLFYHHNNGSGFDYDAGVFAGINLGGWSVPRLVDMDNDGDLDLVAGNEVGRLRYFENIGSGSMEWQEVAGYFGSIDVGSNCSPTLGDYDHDGDQDLLTGDISHELQYFRNDNGIWNENPAVVAGLVVGQNAAPAFGDLDGDEDLDLTVGNYSGTFNYFENTSPAASLPTDGEPLTRWIRLQVHPSPFRSAVTLTFSLPEAGPVDLAIFDASGRRVRQLAQGIQPAGRHAFEWSRGGAADPEMASGVYFCRLKAGGMKQTIKLIRVQ
- a CDS encoding S41 family peptidase is translated as MKWPYLILSLACCLFLSPAIAQEPIDPEILDSFLNALDEPGDSIGSESAGPFDENWDPLQEETPAALGLFDQVWEEFDRTYPYFDYKGIDWNDLKESHRSDFAGDLAPDEFVDKLAILLRELRDFHVSIRKPDGGFAEVYNRQIERNYTSDPRNRYSVSGYETMGDGVIRHGWLADEIAYIRIDTFAREAYAPLRESDIDKLFTQYGNARGMIIDIRPNNGGDETIAAGIAGWFTDKPLTYGYTARRNGPGHDEFEPPQKKVLEPHEGGRYAGPVACLIGERCMSSAEWFTLMMKACPQVTLIGSATRGSSGNPAELRLPNGVVCGIPSWMAFTSEMKPFEDVGLPPEITIPAEESFDAEHDFVVERAIRELLN
- a CDS encoding beta-lactamase family protein; this encodes MRSLLTVALLVASISSSVAEPGLAISEEDLGAKLDTLLVPWDQSDAPGMAVLVQSRGTDIYRRCIGLADLEQGIKITPLTCFDLASVSKHLTAFGLCLLAEEGRLNLDDPIRRYLPELPLCAEPVLVRHLVHQSSGFWEFWTILNKYSGFQGRDYLRLSDVLTLLAGQSALNFAPGSRYAYTNTNYSLLSLVIERAGGIRFGIWMRDHVFTPLGMTGTLIQTECTELIPHRATAYLSDAEGYRLARPSNVEIPGSAHAFTNLEDMSRWLSSFHDKRLGGDRIFECITKPGVLNDGTQMNYAGGLIVSERKRTKTIQHSGQTGGFKTMLIYCPEEELGVVILANARSINAAGLAFEILDICRGLEPPRPAGETTEEPTLEPESFTPDVALLDSYTGGYRLQPDGGHDLHNGWDGRCGGADLGYGWRNSVGAPREFRI
- a CDS encoding T9SS type A sorting domain-containing protein, with the translated sequence MKNRPTLYLLYSVIFAFFLAGSAVAEFVLLEDFQNLNLGPIDDQNGWYAASDSSAVAVDPLFEDNQVLSVITNSTHLHKDLLIQDGTVRMLFLRFRYASQLSCSFGSSFASYPTQFGDFSVELSLTSTTNELRINNDGQYDVLTILEPNIWYNCWLLIDNLDNTTQVWLHSRPGEDANSFDQLEVEGEFDFGFRNGTTIDLKTFFVKTGGGSGVAGPLYLDDIHLETTDALNLTNPSPATPAAVTTSTVPAVLHLAPCRPSPFNSGTKINFSLLKPAHTSIAIFDTRGRMVIELMSEDLNAGNYQRIWSGRDRGGRRVENGVYYIRMEAGSTITTERAIFLR